DNA from Haloplanus sp. HW8-1:
CCCCGAGAAACCCGACGTAGAGGACTTGGATGCAGAGGGTTGCGTTGGCATCGACCTCGGCATCAACAACTACATCTACTCGAGCGATGGCGACAGCGTAGACTGGCTCGACCTTTCCGACGAGTACGAACGCCTACGTCGGGAACAACGCAATCTCTCCCAGAAAGAACACGGGAGTAACAACTGGGAGAAACAACGCCGTGAGGTCGCCAAGGTCAAGCGTCGAATCAAACGGAAGGTCGAGGACTTCCAGCACAAGCTCACGACGTGGCTCGTCAAGACGTATGACGCCGTGCTCGTGGAGGATTTGAACGTCGCGGGGATGCTCCAAAGCAACGGAAATTCACGGAACAAGCAGGACGCCGCGTGGCGCGGATTCATCGAGATGCTGGAGTACAAGAGCGACCTGTACGGCACGCACGTCGTCCAAGTGAACCCTGCGGGGACGACCAAGGAGTGTGCGGAGTGTGGTGTTGAGACGGAGAAGCCGTTGTGGGTTCGGGAACACAGTTGTCCGAGTTGTGGGTTCGAGGCGGACAGGGACGCGAATGCGTCGTACAACATTCTTTCTCGTGGGCTTCAGGAGTTAGGTTTGGGACAGGCCGAAGTCGCGCCCGTGGAGACTGCGACCGCTGTGGAAACCGATGGAGGTCAGTCTTCGTCGGTTCCTGCAAGTCGCGTCGTTGAAACGGGAAGCCTCGGGGCTTGACCCCGAGGCGGTTCACACCAACCTGCTCTCTGTGACGAGAGATGAGTGGCCGATCGCCGGTCCGGTGCTAGCCGGGAGCCCAGTCACACGGCGTGACTGACGGTTCTCGGTTAGATACCAATGACCGAGAATACCGACTCAAACGAATCTCGGAAGCCAGGGAGTGCACACAGCGGGTGTTCCAACCACACCGAACAGCGATCATCCACTGGATGCCAGGGTAGTGGTGCTTCCCCGCAGTGCGATGCGTGTGACACCACCCAGTACGACAAACTCCACGAAATCTCCCTTGGTGAACGGGCGTATGATGTGTGTGGAGATTGCCTCCAGCTCCTCGTTGACGACGTCGAGGAGTACCACTGGTGGGACCGCCTGACTGAAGCGCACTACAATCGCGCTGCCCAGTTTCTCCGCTCTCTTGATGCAGTCTGGTGTGTCAAAGATCAGGCCTACGCTGGCGGGGAACTGTGGGTCCACACGCCCTATTGTGACGCTGCCGTCGTCAGAGATGTGTGTGACCATTTTGGGTTCCAGATCCGCTGGTTTAGCGTTGTCTACCCCGTTGACGATGGCTTCGAGTGCGTCTCAGAGCATGGGCCCTGTATCGAGATCAACCTCACGTTTACAGCCCACCGTTCGGATCCACTCCCGATTGAATACGACATTCAGAATGATGTGACCCACTACGAGATCGAGTGGCTTGACGACCATCATCACCTGTTCGATTCGATCCTCGATTGACGCGCGGACTGTCGTCTCAGCGCCCCAGGAGACGCAGTAGGTGAGACTGGCTGCCCGATGCATACGGTCTTCGCGATTGACAGTGATTCACCTTCAAAAATTTCGCGACTTTCATACCTAACACTCTTTACAGCAGATGACGTACCTATTTTCAACGATGTCCATCGACCGAGACACATTCGAGAACACGAGCGAGGACGAGCTCGCCGATCTTTCGGTTCCTGATCAGGTCCTCGGCTTCCTCATAGCAAACGACGACTATGCGTTCAAGGCGCGCGAGATTGCGTCTCAGACCGGTCTTGACGAAGGCGCGGTTAGTACGGCACTCTCTCGGTTGAAGGATCGTGTGCTGGTCGAGCACAAAGCAACGTACTGGGCAGTGACGGACGACGAAGAACGCCTCGAGGGATATAGCGGGTATGAGCGGGCGACTGCCCTCTTTAACGAACAGCTCGGACCGGAGGACAAGGACGCTTGGCGTGAACACGCACCCGAGAAGGCGCATCCAAGCGTCGATACTGAGGACGACCAGTGAGCGACACATCCCAACCAATCTTCGAACGAGGGGATGTCGTGTATGGTGACGATCCATTCAAGGGTGAAGAAGAGGCTCGTCCGTGGCTGATCCTCTCGAACCACGAGGGCCGTCCATTCCACGGCGAGCAGTATATCGCGCTGACACTGACCACTAAATCGTGGCTGAATGACCTCATTGAGATCCCCGAGGAGAGTTGGATTCGCGGTGGAATGCCGGATGACAGCAGAATTGTTCCTTGGGGCGTTCAATCAGTCAATCGTGATGATATCGATTTCTGGCAAGGACGTCTTGATGCTGAGCTAGTCGATGTAGCCGTCACAGCGCTTGTTAAGGAGCTCCGGTAGCACCTGATGTAGTTGCTAATCATATATCGATATGCGCTATATCGATTGCTTCGGGCAGAAGATGAGACTGATCGTCTCAATGCATACGGTTCTCAAACTCCTTCGTGATGGACAGTGATTCGCCTTCAGCAATTTTCGTAGCTTTCACACCTAACACTCTTCACAGCGGATGACGTACCTTCTTTCAACCATGTCCATCGACCGAGACACATTCAAGAACGCGAGCGAGGACGAGCTCGCGGATCTTTCGGTCCCTGACCAAGTCCTCGGATTTCTCGCCGCCAACGAGGATCGGGCGTTCAAGGCCCGCGAAATCGCCTCTCAGATTGGCATCGACGAGGGCGCGGTCAGCACTGCTCTCTCACGATTGAAGGATCGTGATCTCGTCGAACACAAGGCAACGTACTGGGCGATCACCGACGACACCGAGCGACTCGAAGGATACAGCGGCTACGAACGGGCGACTGCTCTGTTCAACGAGCAACTCGGCACAGAAGACAAGAAATCTTGGCGCGAACACGCGCCCAGCGAGTCACACCCGAGCGTTGAGGACGAACAGTGACCAACGAGGAGACGCCGATTTTCGAACGCGGTGACGTCGTCTACGGCGATGACCCGTTCAAAGGTGACGAGGACGCTCGGCCTTGGCTCATTCTCTCGAACCACGAAGGTCGTCCGTTCCACGGCGAGCAGTATATCGCGGTAACACTAACGTCGAAGTCTTGGATGGATGGCCTCATCGCCATTCCTGAGGAGAGCTGGCTTCGTGGCGGTATGCCAGACGAGAGCCAAATCGTCCCGTGGGGTGTGCAATCGATCGGCCACGAGGATGTCGATTTCTGGCAGGGTCGTCTGACGGATGATATCGTCGATAACGCGACTACTGCTCTCGTCAAAGAATTATGGTAGCTACTTTCGAGTACTCACGTCTCTACGCGTTACTTCTTCTGAGCGAAGTCTCAGCTTCCACTGTGCGTCAGTAGTTGAGAATAGTACTCTATTGAAAACGACAGATAGCGTCGAGATTGTTCCGTAACAGTTTGAGAACATGAGCGAAGACGAACTAGTTGATCGAGGGGAAACGACAGGATATCATCGACGAGCGACGTAACGAGTACGCTCGTGACCTGTTGCTAGTTCTCGACGAGGATCTTCAGCCACGTCAACCACGACAGATAGGCTACAATCGATTCTCTAGAGGTCACAGATGACACGAAAACCGATAT
Protein-coding regions in this window:
- a CDS encoding type II toxin-antitoxin system PemK/MazF family toxin is translated as MSDTSQPIFERGDVVYGDDPFKGEEEARPWLILSNHEGRPFHGEQYIALTLTTKSWLNDLIEIPEESWIRGGMPDDSRIVPWGVQSVNRDDIDFWQGRLDAELVDVAVTALVKELR
- a CDS encoding MarR family transcriptional regulator yields the protein MSIDRDTFKNASEDELADLSVPDQVLGFLAANEDRAFKAREIASQIGIDEGAVSTALSRLKDRDLVEHKATYWAITDDTERLEGYSGYERATALFNEQLGTEDKKSWREHAPSESHPSVEDEQ
- a CDS encoding RNA-guided endonuclease InsQ/TnpB family protein; this translates as MWYDYRFRAYPDRTGVTAEVEHHIDIHRQAYNHTRYEYNALDTDEDNIGSAYQHQKRLTEWKDEWLVFSEVHSKALQKTVERFYDNLSTLSEKKQNGHKVGWLKWKSPREYQSMTYSQSGFELKNTSGRTATLWLSKIGDIPIRYHREIPDNATIKEVTLKKETTGEWYVTFGLEVEDTPLPEKPDVEDLDAEGCVGIDLGINNYIYSSDGDSVDWLDLSDEYERLRREQRNLSQKEHGSNNWEKQRREVAKVKRRIKRKVEDFQHKLTTWLVKTYDAVLVEDLNVAGMLQSNGNSRNKQDAAWRGFIEMLEYKSDLYGTHVVQVNPAGTTKECAECGVETEKPLWVREHSCPSCGFEADRDANASYNILSRGLQELGLGQAEVAPVETATAVETDGGQSSSVPASRVVETGSLGA
- a CDS encoding type II toxin-antitoxin system PemK/MazF family toxin gives rise to the protein MTNEETPIFERGDVVYGDDPFKGDEDARPWLILSNHEGRPFHGEQYIAVTLTSKSWMDGLIAIPEESWLRGGMPDESQIVPWGVQSIGHEDVDFWQGRLTDDIVDNATTALVKELW
- a CDS encoding MarR family transcriptional regulator; the encoded protein is MSIDRDTFENTSEDELADLSVPDQVLGFLIANDDYAFKAREIASQTGLDEGAVSTALSRLKDRVLVEHKATYWAVTDDEERLEGYSGYERATALFNEQLGPEDKDAWREHAPEKAHPSVDTEDDQ